The following proteins are co-located in the Procambarus clarkii isolate CNS0578487 chromosome 4, FALCON_Pclarkii_2.0, whole genome shotgun sequence genome:
- the LOC138370738 gene encoding skin secretory protein xP2-like — translation MTVTEGEDPAMTVTEGEDPAMTVTVGEDPAMTVTEGEDPAMTVTVGEEPAMTVTVGKEPAMTVTVGEDPAMTVTVGEDPAMTVTVGEEPAMTVTVGEDPAMTVTEDPAMTVTLQKGKILTMTVTVEEDPAMTVTVGEEPAMTVTVGEDPAMTVTEDPAMTVTVREDPAMTVTVGEDPAMTVTVGEEPAMTVTEGEDPNHDSYSRGRSCHDSYGRGRT, via the exons ATGACAGTTACAGAAGGGGAAGATCCTGCCATGACAGTTACAGAAGGGGAAGATCCTGCCATGACAGTTACAGTAGGGGAAGATCCTGCCATGACAGTTACAGAAGGGGAAGATCCTGCCATGACAGTTACAGTAGGGGAAGAACCTGCCATGACAGTTACAGTAGGGAAAGAACCTGCCATGACAGTTACAGTAGGGGAAGATCCTGCCATGACAGTTACGGTAGGGGAAGATCCTGCCATGACAGTTACGGTAGGGGAAGAACCTGCCATGACAGTTACAGTAGGGGAAGATCCTGCCATGACAGTTACAGAAGATCCTGCCATGACAGTTACA TTACAGAAGGGGAAGATCCTAACCATGACAGTTACAGTAGAGGAAGATCCTGCCATGACAGTTACGGTAGGGGAAGAACCTGCCATGACAGTTACAGTAGGGGAAGATCCTGCCATGACAGTTACAGAAGATCCTGCCATGACAGTTACAGTAAGGGAAGATCCTGCCATGACAGTTACGGTAGGGGAAGATCCTGCCATGACAGTTACGGTAGGGGAAGAACCTGCCATGACAGTTACAGAAGGGGAAGATCCTAACCATGACAGTTACAGTAGAGGAAGATCCTGCCATGACAGTTACGGTAGAGGAAGAACCTGA